GCCGCCGGCGTTGCTCGCGGAGTGGAAAGCCCGCACCGGCAAGGAGATTTTCGAAGCCTTCGGCATGAGCGAATGTTCGACTTTCATTTCGAGCGGCCCGACCACGCCCGTTCATCCTGGCTCTCCGGGGCGCCCGCAGCCGGGCAGGGTGGTCGCGGCCTTGCCGCAGGAGGGCGGCGAGACGCCCTTGCCGCCGGGCGAGACAGGGGTGCTCGCCGTGCGGCGCGACGATCCCGGACTGATGCTCGGATATTGGAATCGGCCCGACGAAGAGCGCGACGCTTTTCGGGGCGACTGGTTCGTGTCGGGCGATCTCGTCGCCTTTGACGCGAAAGGCTACATGCATCATCACGGCCGCGCCGACGAAGTGATGAATGCGGGCGGCTATCGCGTGTCGCCGGCGGAAGTCGAGAAATGCCTTCTCGCCTTCGATCATGTCGCCGAAGCCGCCGCGGCGGAACGGCCGGGACGCGACTCCGATACGACGATCATCAAGGCCTATGTCGTCATGAGGGACAATGCGCCCAAGAACGAGGAGGCGATCCTCGCTCATTGCCATGCGCATCTCGCAGCCTACAAGCGTCCGCGCGCGGTCGTCTTTCTCGACGCGCTGCCGCGCAACGCCAACGGGAAACTGATGCGCGCGGCCTTGCCGTAGATCGTGGAGCCGCTTCAAGCAAAAGAAAGGCTCGATCGCGCGTCGGGGCAATGATGCGCGACCGAGCCTCCATATCCGTTCGCCGGGCAGAGCGAACGAATATATTACGCTTTGACCAGGGTCCGCTCGATCGCATGTCGGTCGTCGGAACTGGAGCCGGAGCTGTCTTTCTCCGGCGCGCGCTTGCGAGCGCGTTTGGGTTTCCCGCCGGGCGCGGGAGCCTCCCCATTGATCGAGGCCTTCATGTTCGGCGAGGCCTTGAAGACGACGACGCGCCGCGCATCGATCGCCACGGGAGCCCCGGTGCGCGGATTACGGCCCGCGCGCTCGTGCTTCTCGCGAACGACGAAGGAGCCGAAATCGTGGAGTTTCAACGTCTCTCCGGAAACCAGCGTTTCGACCATCTCGTCGATCACGCAGTCCGTCAGCCGCTTGGCTTCGCGGCGCGAAATGCCGCTGACGCGCTCGAAGATGGCGAGCGCGATCGCCTGACGCGTCAACGCCCCGCGCTCCGCCGCTGCGGCCCCTGCGCCACTGTGCTCAATTGACGTTTTTTTATCCGGAGTCGACATTGTCCGAGCGCCTGAAATCTTTCTGCTCCGCGCCCGCTCCTGTTCGATAAACTCTTTGGGCGCCGGAATATTGTGGAAGTTGCGCGCTCCGTGCCCACCGCGACAGTGCTGATGGTCACCTTGCGCCAGTGACTTTTGTCATTGGCCTGTCGTTTTCGGACGGCGCGCGTGCTATAAAACCAGTTATAGCCGGCTGAAACTTAAGGTCTCCTGGTCACGAAAACGCACGGTTTTAAGGGAAACGGGATGGACAAGGGCGACCAAGAAGAAAAGCATAAACTAGATGTTACGCCGATCAGCCTAATTTTTGATCCGATGGAGCAGATGCGCGAGCTCCTCTTCGGCGCGACTCATCGCGAGACCGGAAAAGAACTTGCTCGCCTTGAACAAAAACTGGAGACTTTTCAGAAAGATTTTGCCGCGCAAGTTGAGGCGCTCGACGCGCGTCTCCTGCAGATTGCGCGCGAGGCCGAAAAGAGCCAGGCGGAATCGCTGATGACGATCGGAAACGCTCTCTCCGAATTGGGAGAGCGGCTCAAGGCGATGAGCGAGAAGCGCGATGTCTGACATGTCGACGTCCGGCGGCGCGGAGGCGTTCGAGAAGATCAAGGCGCTTCTGCTCGGCGACACCGCGCGCCGACTGGACCAGACGGCCGAGCGCGTCGAAAGGCTCGATACGCGCCTCGGCGACGAGAGCAAGTTTTCGATCTCGACCGGCGACGCCCTTGTCGACGCCTTCAAACACGCCGAAGAGAAGCGTCCGCGCGACCTCAGCAACGCGCTCGCGCCGTCCGTGGTCTCCATCATCCGGTCGGAGATCAGGAACTCCAAGGACATGATGGTGGAGGCGCTCTATCCCATCATGGGCCGTCTCGTGACCGCTGCCGTGGCGGGCGCCTTTCGAGACCTCGTGGAGAGTCTCAATACGCGCATAGACGCGCTCGTCTCCGCCAATTCATGGCGTTTGCGGATGCGCGCCATGGCGACCGGCCGCAGCATGGCGGAGGTCGCCCTCGCCGAGGCCGAGGCGGGGCGTCTGAAGCGCGCCTTGCTTCTCGAGCGCGGAAGCGGGCGGCTTCTCGCCATCTGGCCCGTGAAGGAAGACGGCGCGGAAGGCGGCAACGCCGACCTCGAAAGCGGCATGATCGCCGCCATCACCGAATTCGCCACGAAGGTGTATGCCGACAAGGGCGGCGAATTGCGCATGCTCGACATGGGGGCGGGCAAGGTTTTTCTGCGCGCGTCGCCGCAGGTCATCGTCGCGGGCGAATTCGGCGGGGAGCTGTCCGGCCAGAATGAGCGGCGGCTGGACGAGGCTTTCCTTTCCATCGTGGAGATGCACGAAAAGGACGAGGCGTCGTGCACGCCCGACGCGATCGGCGGGTTGCTGAACGGCGCGCTCGCGGCCCCCGCCAAGCCAAAGAGCAAGACGCCGGTGATGATCTTCGGCGCCGTCGTGGCGGGGCTCATCGTCTGGTTCAGCTGGCAGCCCGCCGTGAACGCTTATCGCGAATGGCGCATTCTCGGCGCTTATGACGAAGCGATGGCGGCGCATCCCGCGCTCGCTCAATATCCGTTGCGCCTCGTCATCGATCCTGAAGGCGGCCGCGTCGTTCTGCGCGGGCTGGCGGCCAATGAGACCGAGCCGCTCGCAATCGCCGAAGCCGTCTCTCACGCATCACCTTACCGCGTCGAACGGGAAATCCAGATCGTTGCGCTCGCCTCGCAAACCGCTCAGGATCTGCGCGCCGGCGAGACGCGCGCCGCCGCGACGCTGCAGGAAGCGCAATCGCAGATCGAGGCGCTGCGGGGCGAATTGAAAGAGGCGCGAGCGACGCTCGAACGTCTGACGCAAGAGCATGACGCGCCGCGCGCGAAGCTGCGGCGTTTCGTCGAGAATTTCGCTGTGTTCTTCTCGGATTCCGACACGCTGATCGACCCGGGCGCGACCGCCGCGCGGCTGGACCAATTGGCGACGCTGCTCAAGGAGAGCGATAGCGGTCTGCGCGTCGTCGGCTATGCCGACGATGTCGGCGCGACGGTTTCGAGCCGGTCCGCTTCCCGCAAGCGCGCGGACAAAATCGTCGCCATGCTGGTGGAGCGCGGCGTGCCCCGAAGCCGGCTCGCCCTCGTCTCGCGCTCGACCCTCAACCCCATCGCGGATTCGGCCCTCGACACCATCCGCAGCCGCCGCGTCTCCTTCGAACTGCCCTATGCCGGGGAGTTCGACGTGCGATGATATCGGCGAAAGTCATGTTGCTGGGGGATATCGGCGTCGGCAAGTCGTCGCTGGCGCGCCGCTTCGTCTTCGATCGCTTCGAGAGCGACTACAAGACGACGATCGGCGTCGACGTCCTCACCCATGACGTCGCGCTTGGCCCGGAGGCGGAGAACGCGACGCTGCGCTTTGTCCTTTGGGACACGGACGGCGATTTCGGCGTGCGGATTTTCGAGACCGTCTATCTTGCCGGCGCGTCGGCCGCGATTGTCGTCGCCGACGCCACCCGGCCGGCGACGCTCGTCAAGATGGCGGGCCTCGTCGCCAGGTTCGAAGAGCGTTTTCCCGGCCGTCCCGTCTGTGGAATCGTAAACAAGATTGACCTTGTCCCGGAGTTCCGCCTCGCCGGAGAAGCGGCGCCGCATATGGATGTCGTCTACGCCAGCGCCAAGACCGGGCAGGGCGTGGAAGAGATGTTTCTGGCGCTCGGGCGGACGATCTGGCGGCGGTCCTGATCAGCGCTCCGAGAGCGCCCGGATAGCGAGTTCCGTCCGGCTGCGCAGATGCAGCTTGGCGAGGATCGTCGAGACGTGGTTTTTGACTGTCCCTTCCGCCAGTCCCATTTCTTTTGCGATCTCGCGGTTGCCTTTGCCCGCGGCGACATGGGCCAGCACGTCTTTTTCGCGATCTGTCAGCGGCTCCTCGTCCTCGACGCCGGGAGAGGCCGCCGGTTTCACATATGTCTTCACCCGACGAAACTCGGCCAGAATCTTTGAGGCGATGCTGGGCGACAGACGGGGCTCGCCGCTCGCCGCGCCGCGGATGGCCGCCAGAATTTCGCTCTCTTCCGCCTCCTTGAGGAGATAGCCCGAAGCGCCGGCCGAAATCGCCTCGAAGACGAGTTCGTCCGCGTCGAAGGTCGTCAGCATGACGACGCGCGTCTGCGGCGCCTTGGCGAGAATGGCGCGGGTGGCCGCGACGCCGTCCATACGCGGCATCTTGAGATCCATCAAAATAACGTCGGGCGCGTAGGTGAGGGCGGCGGCGACCGCCTGTTCGCCGTCCGCCGCGGTGGCGACGACGTCTATATCCTCTTCCAACGCCAATAGCGCCGAGAGCGCCTTGCGGATCACCGTCTGATCCTCGGCGATCACGAGGCGTATCTTTTCCCGATCGCTCAAAGCGCGTCCCCCCGCAATCTTCCCCAAGCTCACGGGCACCATAGGCGCTGGCGTCCAGGGGCGCAAAACCTGACTGCAGGATGAACGGCGCAGCCACGTCACGTTCAGGGAAGCGGAGCGATGATCCGGGCAATGACGCCAATTGGCGGCAGCCTCGAGCGAAGGGAGCGTCCGATGGGCCTTAATCTCCGACACGCGATCACGGTCGCCGCTATGGCGGGCCTGCTCGGCGCGAGCCTCGCGTCGCCTGCCGCCGCGGGCGATTGGGGCCATGGATGGGGCCGTTCCGGCTGGGGCTATCATGGCGGCTGGGGCAATGGCGGCTGGAGCAATGGCGGCTGGGGCAATGGCGGCGCGGCCGCCGCCGCGGCGCTTGGCGGCTTCGCCCTTGGAGCGGTCGCCGGCGCGGCTTCTCAGCCGGCCTATGGTCCGGGGTATGGCGCTTATGGCGATTGTTATTTCGTGGACCGCCCAGTCGCGGACGACTGGGGCAATGTCGTCGCCTATCGGCGGGCGCAGGTCTGCGAATAGCTGGAAATCAAAGACGTCCTCCCCGACGCCTCCCAGGGTTTCGTAGCGTCCGCGTATCTCCAGCGTTTCCGCCGTCGCCCTCCCGCCCCTCTCGCGTGGCGGCGGATAACGAGCCTCCCGGAGCGATCCGGGAGGCTTTTCGTCAGATCGGCTTGAAAGCGAGAACGGATTTCGATTCGCTCGCGTCCCGGCGCCAGAAGCCGTTTGAATCCTTCTCGAAATGCGCCTTGTGCCCCTTCCTTGCGACGAGTACGAGCTTGCCGCGGTCGATCGACCAGCGCACCGGATCGAAGACGACGACGCCATTGTCGCGGCAGGCGGGGGCGAGTTGCGCGCGGCCCCCGCCCATGAGCGTGAGCATGCAGCCCGTGTCCTTGTCGTCGCGCAATATGCCGTAACGACCGGCGTCGCCCGCGGCGAAAGCGCCGGCGGCCGGCAGAAGCGTTGCGAAAGCGGCTGTGATGATGTCCGGGCGTCGGCGTCTTTGCGCGCGCGGGATAGGTGTCGACATCGACGCTTGCTCCAAGGATCCATAGAATCGCCATCAGTTTGCCCTTTTCACGCTTTGGGGCCAAGCGCGTTTGCGGGCGGAGCGGGCCGATTTTCTTCCAGGGCGCGGTAATGTGTAGCAGCGAGACCTTTTGCGCGGCGCCGGCTCGCGCTTTAAGGTCCGCGTGGAATACGTTCTCAGGGAGTCTCGCCTTATGGACCCGGCCGCACTCGCCCTCGCCGAACGCTCTGCGCCGCGTTACACGAGCTATCCCACAGCCCCGCATTTTTCGAAGGAGATCGGCGACGCCGAAA
The nucleotide sequence above comes from Methylocystis parvus OBBP. Encoded proteins:
- a CDS encoding integration host factor subunit alpha, with the protein product MTRQAIALAIFERVSGISRREAKRLTDCVIDEMVETLVSGETLKLHDFGSFVVREKHERAGRNPRTGAPVAIDARRVVVFKASPNMKASINGEAPAPGGKPKRARKRAPEKDSSGSSSDDRHAIERTLVKA
- a CDS encoding OmpA family protein, translating into MSDMSTSGGAEAFEKIKALLLGDTARRLDQTAERVERLDTRLGDESKFSISTGDALVDAFKHAEEKRPRDLSNALAPSVVSIIRSEIRNSKDMMVEALYPIMGRLVTAAVAGAFRDLVESLNTRIDALVSANSWRLRMRAMATGRSMAEVALAEAEAGRLKRALLLERGSGRLLAIWPVKEDGAEGGNADLESGMIAAITEFATKVYADKGGELRMLDMGAGKVFLRASPQVIVAGEFGGELSGQNERRLDEAFLSIVEMHEKDEASCTPDAIGGLLNGALAAPAKPKSKTPVMIFGAVVAGLIVWFSWQPAVNAYREWRILGAYDEAMAAHPALAQYPLRLVIDPEGGRVVLRGLAANETEPLAIAEAVSHASPYRVEREIQIVALASQTAQDLRAGETRAAATLQEAQSQIEALRGELKEARATLERLTQEHDAPRAKLRRFVENFAVFFSDSDTLIDPGATAARLDQLATLLKESDSGLRVVGYADDVGATVSSRSASRKRADKIVAMLVERGVPRSRLALVSRSTLNPIADSALDTIRSRRVSFELPYAGEFDVR
- a CDS encoding Rab family GTPase codes for the protein MISAKVMLLGDIGVGKSSLARRFVFDRFESDYKTTIGVDVLTHDVALGPEAENATLRFVLWDTDGDFGVRIFETVYLAGASAAIVVADATRPATLVKMAGLVARFEERFPGRPVCGIVNKIDLVPEFRLAGEAAPHMDVVYASAKTGQGVEEMFLALGRTIWRRS
- a CDS encoding response regulator — protein: MSDREKIRLVIAEDQTVIRKALSALLALEEDIDVVATAADGEQAVAAALTYAPDVILMDLKMPRMDGVAATRAILAKAPQTRVVMLTTFDADELVFEAISAGASGYLLKEAEESEILAAIRGAASGEPRLSPSIASKILAEFRRVKTYVKPAASPGVEDEEPLTDREKDVLAHVAAGKGNREIAKEMGLAEGTVKNHVSTILAKLHLRSRTELAIRALSER